In Salinibacterium sp. ZJ70, one DNA window encodes the following:
- the rplE gene encoding 50S ribosomal protein L5 has translation MATETAAQAGKIQPRLKQKYRAEITKALTEEFGYANPMQVPGLVKIVVNTGVGEAARDSKVIDGAVKDLVAITGQKPQVTLARKSIAQFKLREGMPIGAHVTLRGDRAWEFMDRLVTLALPRIRDFRGLSPKQFDGNGNYTFGVQEQSIFHEIDQDKIDRVRGFDITVVTTAKTDDEGRALLRALGFPFKAE, from the coding sequence ATGGCCACCGAAACTGCCGCGCAGGCTGGCAAGATCCAGCCGCGCCTCAAGCAGAAGTACCGCGCCGAGATCACCAAGGCCCTGACCGAGGAGTTCGGCTACGCGAACCCCATGCAGGTCCCGGGTCTCGTGAAGATCGTGGTCAACACGGGTGTCGGCGAGGCAGCTCGCGACTCCAAGGTGATCGATGGGGCCGTCAAGGACCTCGTCGCCATCACCGGCCAGAAGCCGCAGGTCACGCTCGCCCGCAAGTCCATCGCGCAGTTCAAGCTGCGTGAGGGAATGCCCATCGGCGCCCACGTCACCCTCCGCGGTGACCGTGCCTGGGAGTTCATGGACCGTCTCGTGACGCTCGCACTTCCCCGCATCCGCGACTTCCGCGGTCTGTCGCCGAAGCAGTTCGACGGCAACGGCAACTACACGTTCGGTGTTCAGGAGCAGTCGATCTTCCACGAGATCGACCAGGACAAGATCGACCGCGTCCGCGGCTTCGACATCACCGTCGTCACCACCGCGAAGACGGACGACGAGGGCCGCGCTCTGCTGCGTGCACTCGGCTTCCCCTTCAAGGCGGAATAA
- the rplB gene encoding 50S ribosomal protein L2, producing the protein MAIRKYKPTTPGRRGSSVADFAEITRSTPEKSLLRPLHKTGGRNNTGRITTRHIGGGHKRQYRVIDFRRNDKDGVNAKVAHIEYDPNRTARIALLHFVDGTKRYILAPNKLNQGDVVESGAGADIKPGNNLPLKNIPVGTVIHAIELKPGGGAKLARSAGASVRLVAKDGPYAQLRLPSGEIRNVDLRCRATIGEVGNAEQSNINWGKAGRKRWKGVRPTVRGVAMNPIDHPHGGGEGKTSGGRHPVSPWGQPEGRTRRPNKESDKLIVRRRTVGKKRK; encoded by the coding sequence ATGGCTATTCGCAAGTACAAGCCGACGACCCCGGGTCGTCGTGGCTCGTCGGTCGCCGACTTCGCGGAGATCACGCGCTCGACCCCCGAGAAGTCGCTGCTCCGTCCGCTGCACAAGACCGGTGGTCGCAACAACACCGGCCGCATCACGACCCGTCACATCGGTGGTGGCCACAAGCGCCAGTACCGCGTCATCGACTTCCGTCGCAATGACAAGGACGGCGTGAACGCCAAGGTCGCTCACATCGAGTACGACCCCAACCGCACGGCGCGCATCGCCCTCCTCCACTTCGTGGACGGCACCAAGCGCTACATCCTGGCTCCGAACAAGCTCAACCAGGGCGACGTCGTCGAGTCGGGTGCGGGCGCGGACATCAAGCCCGGCAACAACCTGCCGCTCAAGAACATCCCCGTGGGTACGGTCATCCACGCGATCGAGCTCAAGCCCGGTGGGGGAGCCAAGCTCGCCCGCTCGGCCGGCGCCTCGGTGCGTCTCGTCGCCAAGGACGGCCCCTACGCCCAGCTGCGTCTCCCCTCGGGCGAGATCCGCAACGTCGACCTGCGCTGCCGCGCGACGATCGGCGAGGTCGGCAACGCCGAGCAGTCGAACATCAACTGGGGTAAGGCCGGCCGCAAGCGCTGGAAGGGCGTCCGCCCGACCGTCCGCGGTGTCGCGATGAACCCGATCGACCACCCGCACGGTGGTGGTGAGGGCAAGACCTCCGGTGGTCGCCACCCGGTCAGCCCCTGGGGTCAGCCTGAGGGACGCACCCGTCGTCCCAACAAGGAAAGCGACAAGCTCATCGTCCGTCGTCGCACCGTCGGCAAGAAGCGCAAGTAG
- the rplX gene encoding 50S ribosomal protein L24 → MANIKKGDLVQVISGASEARGGDKGKQGRVIEVLVEKNRVIVEGVNFVTKHVRVGQTQRGTKTGGIETHEAPIHISNVALVDPKTKKPTRVGFREETIEKDGVKKTVRVRYAKKSGEKF, encoded by the coding sequence ATGGCAAACATCAAGAAGGGCGACCTCGTCCAGGTCATCAGCGGAGCCTCTGAGGCTCGCGGTGGCGACAAGGGCAAGCAGGGTCGCGTCATCGAGGTGCTCGTGGAGAAGAACCGCGTGATCGTGGAGGGTGTCAACTTCGTCACCAAGCACGTTCGCGTCGGCCAGACTCAGCGCGGCACCAAGACGGGCGGCATCGAGACCCACGAGGCCCCGATCCACATCTCGAATGTGGCGCTCGTCGACCCGAAGACCAAGAAGCCGACCCGTGTTGGATTCCGCGAGGAGACCATCGAGAAGGACGGCGTCAAGAAGACCGTTCGCGTTCGCTACGCGAAGAAGTCCGGAGAGAAGTTCTGA
- the rpsS gene encoding 30S ribosomal protein S19: MPRSLKKGPFVDEHLFRKVQTQNEAGSKNVIKTWSRRSMIVPAMLGHTIAVHDGRKHIPVFVTETMVGHKLGEFAPTRTFRGHEKDDKKGRRR; this comes from the coding sequence ATGCCGCGCAGTCTCAAGAAGGGACCCTTCGTCGACGAGCACCTGTTCCGCAAGGTTCAGACTCAGAACGAGGCGGGCTCCAAGAACGTCATCAAGACGTGGTCTCGTCGTTCGATGATCGTCCCCGCCATGCTGGGCCACACGATCGCCGTTCACGACGGCCGCAAGCACATCCCCGTCTTCGTGACGGAGACCATGGTCGGTCACAAGCTGGGCGAGTTCGCGCCCACGCGCACCTTCCGTGGACACGAGAAGGACGACAAGAAGGGTCGTCGCCGCTAA
- the rpsH gene encoding 30S ribosomal protein S8, translating into MTMTDPVADMLTRLRNANRAYHDSVSLPSSKLKTHIAEILKREGYISEWKVEDARVGQTLTIDLKYGPNRERSIAGIKRVSKPGLRVYARSTEIPTVLGGLGVAILSTSSGLLTDREANKKGVGGEVLAYVW; encoded by the coding sequence ATGACGATGACAGATCCGGTCGCAGACATGCTGACCAGACTGCGCAACGCGAACCGTGCGTACCACGACTCGGTCTCGCTCCCGAGCAGCAAGCTCAAGACCCACATCGCCGAGATCCTCAAGCGCGAGGGCTACATCTCGGAGTGGAAGGTCGAGGACGCCCGTGTCGGACAGACGCTGACGATCGACCTCAAGTACGGCCCCAACCGCGAGCGTTCGATCGCGGGCATCAAGCGCGTTTCGAAGCCGGGTCTGCGTGTCTACGCACGCTCGACCGAGATCCCCACCGTTCTCGGTGGCCTCGGCGTGGCCATCCTGTCCACCTCCTCGGGTCTTCTGACCGACCGTGAGGCGAACAAGAAGGGCGTCGGCGGGGAAGTCCTCGCCTACGTGTGGTGA
- the rpmC gene encoding 50S ribosomal protein L29, whose amino-acid sequence MAVGSKELASAELDTFENDRLVDELKKAKEELFNLRFQGATGQLESHGRIRAVKRDIARIYTVIRERELGIRATPAPVEVPAKAAKKSTKKSEAVEAETATAEEANK is encoded by the coding sequence ATGGCTGTCGGATCCAAGGAGCTCGCCTCGGCAGAGCTCGACACGTTCGAGAACGACCGCCTGGTCGACGAGCTGAAGAAGGCCAAGGAGGAGCTGTTCAACCTGCGCTTCCAGGGTGCCACCGGTCAGCTCGAGAGCCACGGCCGCATCCGTGCCGTGAAGCGCGACATCGCGCGCATCTACACCGTCATCCGCGAGCGTGAGCTCGGCATCCGCGCCACCCCGGCGCCCGTCGAGGTCCCCGCGAAGGCGGCGAAGAAGTCCACCAAGAAGTCCGAGGCCGTTGAGGCCGAGACTGCGACCGCTGAGGAGGCGAACAAGTAA
- the rplP gene encoding 50S ribosomal protein L16 produces the protein MLIPRKVKHRKQHHPGRSGQATGGTKVTFGEWGIQALTPAYVTNRQIESARIAMTRHIKRGGKVWINIYPDRPLTKKPAETRMGSGKGSPEWWVANVKPGRVLFEVAGVSEELARGALTRAIHKLPLKARIIKREEGDA, from the coding sequence ATGCTCATTCCCCGTAAGGTCAAGCACCGCAAGCAGCACCACCCGGGTCGTTCCGGGCAGGCCACCGGCGGCACCAAGGTCACGTTCGGCGAGTGGGGCATTCAGGCCCTCACCCCCGCCTACGTCACCAACCGTCAGATCGAGTCCGCTCGTATCGCGATGACCCGTCACATCAAGCGTGGTGGAAAGGTGTGGATCAACATCTACCCCGACCGTCCGCTGACCAAGAAGCCGGCCGAAACCCGCATGGGTTCCGGTAAGGGTTCGCCCGAGTGGTGGGTCGCCAACGTCAAGCCCGGCCGTGTCCTCTTCGAGGTCGCCGGCGTCAGCGAGGAGCTCGCCCGTGGCGCGCTCACGCGGGCCATTCACAAGCTGCCTCTCAAGGCACGCATCATCAAGCGCGAGGAGGGCGACGCGTAA
- the rplV gene encoding 50S ribosomal protein L22, translating to MVESIARVRHIRVTPQKARRVVNLIRGKQAQEALAILKFAPQGASEPVYKLVASAIANARVKADASNSYLDEADLVVAKAFVDEGTTLKRFQPRAQGRAFRINKRTSHITVVLATPDELAAGGAAAKKAGK from the coding sequence ATGGTGGAGTCGATCGCCCGCGTGCGACACATCCGCGTGACGCCTCAGAAGGCCCGTCGCGTCGTGAACCTCATTCGTGGAAAGCAGGCCCAGGAGGCCCTCGCGATCCTGAAGTTCGCGCCGCAGGGTGCGAGCGAGCCCGTCTACAAGCTCGTGGCGTCCGCAATCGCGAACGCCCGTGTGAAGGCGGACGCGTCCAACAGCTACCTCGACGAGGCCGACCTGGTGGTCGCCAAGGCCTTCGTCGACGAGGGCACCACGCTCAAGCGGTTCCAGCCGCGTGCCCAGGGCCGCGCATTCCGCATCAACAAGCGCACCAGCCACATCACCGTCGTGCTCGCCACGCCGGATGAGCTCGCTGCCGGTGGCGCCGCTGCGAAGAAGGCAGGTAAGTAA
- the rpsQ gene encoding 30S ribosomal protein S17: MADTKKAAGHESAAHDVKDENARGYRKVRRGYVTSDKMDKTIVVEVQDRVKHPLYGKVIRRSSKIKAHDENNTAGIGDLVTITETRPLSATKRWRLVEINEKAK, translated from the coding sequence ATGGCCGACACCAAGAAGGCCGCTGGACACGAGTCCGCCGCCCACGACGTCAAGGACGAGAACGCGCGCGGATACCGCAAGGTGCGCCGCGGATACGTGACCAGCGACAAGATGGACAAGACCATCGTCGTCGAGGTCCAGGACCGCGTGAAGCACCCGCTCTACGGCAAGGTCATCCGCCGTAGCTCGAAGATCAAGGCTCACGACGAGAACAACACCGCCGGAATCGGCGACCTCGTCACGATCACGGAGACTCGCCCGCTGAGCGCCACTAAGCGCTGGCGCCTGGTCGAGATCAACGAGAAGGCGAAGTAA
- the rpsC gene encoding 30S ribosomal protein S3: MGQKVNPYGFRLGITTDHTSRWFSDSTKPGQRYADYVAEDVKIRNLLTKNLDRAGVAKIEIERTRDRVRVDIHTARPGIVIGRRGAEAERIRSDLEKLTGKQIQLNILEVKNPEAEAQLVAQGIAEQLSARVAFRRAMRKGLQGAQRAGAKGVRIQVSGRLGGAEMSRSEFYREGRVPLHTLRANIDYGFYEAKTTFGRIGVKVWIYKGDITNKELAREQAAQKSSRPERRDGARRGPRAEAAAGVEA; this comes from the coding sequence ATGGGCCAGAAGGTCAACCCGTACGGCTTCCGTCTGGGAATCACCACCGACCACACGTCGCGTTGGTTCTCCGACTCGACCAAGCCGGGCCAGCGCTACGCCGACTACGTGGCCGAGGACGTCAAGATCCGCAACCTCCTGACGAAGAACCTCGACCGCGCCGGCGTCGCCAAGATCGAGATCGAGCGCACCCGTGACCGTGTCCGCGTGGACATCCACACGGCTCGCCCCGGTATCGTCATCGGCCGCCGCGGAGCAGAGGCCGAGCGCATCCGCTCGGACCTCGAGAAGCTCACCGGCAAGCAGATCCAGCTCAACATCCTCGAGGTCAAGAACCCCGAGGCTGAGGCCCAGCTCGTCGCTCAGGGCATCGCGGAGCAGCTCAGCGCCCGTGTCGCGTTCCGTCGCGCCATGCGCAAGGGCCTCCAGGGTGCGCAGCGCGCCGGTGCCAAGGGTGTCCGCATCCAGGTGTCCGGCCGTCTCGGCGGCGCCGAGATGAGCCGCTCGGAGTTCTACCGTGAGGGCCGTGTGCCGCTGCACACGCTCCGCGCGAACATCGACTACGGCTTCTACGAGGCCAAGACCACCTTCGGCCGCATCGGCGTGAAGGTCTGGATCTACAAGGGCGACATCACCAACAAGGAACTCGCTCGCGAGCAGGCGGCTCAGAAGTCGTCGCGCCCCGAGCGTCGTGACGGCGCACGCCGCGGCCCCCGTGCCGAGGCTGCAGCAGGAGTCGAGGCGTAA
- the rplN gene encoding 50S ribosomal protein L14: protein MLQQESRVKVADNTGAKELLTIRVLGGSGRRYAGLGDVIVATVKDAIPGGNVKKGDVVKAVIVRTKKETRRADGSYIKFDENAAVILKNTDGDPRGTRIFGPVGRELRDKKFMKIISLAPEVI, encoded by the coding sequence ATGCTGCAGCAGGAATCCCGCGTCAAGGTCGCCGACAACACCGGTGCCAAGGAGCTGCTCACCATCCGCGTGCTCGGCGGCTCCGGCCGTCGCTACGCCGGCCTCGGTGACGTCATCGTCGCGACCGTCAAGGACGCGATCCCCGGTGGCAACGTGAAGAAGGGCGACGTCGTCAAGGCGGTCATCGTCCGCACCAAGAAGGAGACGCGCCGTGCCGACGGCTCGTACATCAAGTTCGACGAGAACGCTGCCGTGATCCTGAAGAACACCGACGGAGACCCCCGTGGGACCCGTATCTTCGGACCGGTCGGCCGTGAGCTTCGTGACAAGAAGTTCATGAAGATCATCTCGCTGGCCCCGGAGGTCATTTAA